A portion of the Bacillus sp. es.034 genome contains these proteins:
- a CDS encoding nitric oxide synthase oxygenase — MLTPIWDEARAFIEQMFKELNKSEADMAIRLQHIENEIAAEGTYTHTHEELVHGAKMAWRNSNRCIGRLFWNSLNVFDEREAASEEEVFQALERHLEYASNGGRIRPTITVFRPSHRDKPDIRLWNHQLIRYAGYEEDGRYSGDPHSIEFTQKCRKLGWEGEGTDFDVLPLVVQIGDQPPEMREVEPHLALQVPLRHPEFDWFGDLGLKWYGVPIISDMELKIGGISYKAAPFNGWYMETEIGARNLADENRYNLIPKVASCMGLDTSRASTLWKDKALIELNIAVLHSFKEMGVSIVDHHTAAQQFRLFEENEKSADRDVTGDWTWLIPPVSPATTHIFHKEFDNTWHSTNYFYQDKPY; from the coding sequence ATATTGACACCGATTTGGGATGAGGCAAGAGCCTTTATTGAACAAATGTTTAAGGAACTGAATAAAAGCGAAGCGGACATGGCGATCCGCCTTCAACATATAGAAAATGAAATTGCTGCAGAAGGAACGTATACCCATACACACGAAGAACTGGTCCATGGTGCGAAGATGGCTTGGAGAAACAGCAATCGCTGCATCGGCCGCTTGTTCTGGAACTCACTGAACGTATTTGACGAACGGGAAGCTGCCTCAGAGGAGGAAGTGTTCCAGGCGCTGGAGCGTCATTTGGAATATGCTTCAAACGGGGGAAGGATCCGTCCGACGATTACGGTATTCAGGCCGTCACATCGGGACAAGCCTGACATCCGGTTGTGGAACCATCAGCTGATCCGATATGCGGGCTATGAGGAAGACGGTCGATATTCCGGTGACCCCCATTCCATCGAATTCACTCAAAAATGCAGGAAACTTGGATGGGAGGGGGAGGGGACAGACTTTGATGTTCTCCCCTTGGTCGTGCAGATCGGGGATCAGCCTCCGGAGATGAGAGAAGTTGAGCCGCATCTTGCCCTTCAGGTACCTCTTCGTCACCCTGAATTTGACTGGTTCGGGGACCTTGGACTGAAGTGGTACGGCGTCCCGATCATCTCGGACATGGAATTGAAAATCGGTGGGATCTCATACAAGGCGGCACCGTTCAACGGCTGGTATATGGAAACGGAAATCGGTGCGCGTAATCTTGCCGATGAGAACCGCTATAACCTGATTCCGAAAGTGGCAAGCTGTATGGGCCTCGATACATCGAGAGCGTCCACCTTGTGGAAGGATAAGGCGCTGATCGAATTGAATATCGCTGTGCTTCATTCATTTAAAGAAATGGGGGTAAGCATCGTGGACCACCATACGGCTGCCCAGCAGTTCCGCCTTTTTGAGGAAAATGAGAAAAGTGCCGATCGTGATGTAACCGGTGACTGGACCTGGTTGATTCCGCCCGTATCTCCTGCCACGACCCATATATTCCATAAAGAGTTCGATAACACATGGCATTCGACCAATTATTTTTACCAAGATAAACCTTATTAA
- a CDS encoding GNAT family N-acetyltransferase, with product MNIQLRQAAKEQLDTIMDVYIRCKHDLDEKGLLQWNDEYPSRGYLKEEMSDRNLYVLMVDGEVAGSATLNEWQSPEWSDIPWKLGNEWVIHALFLDPLQQGKGLGTIFMKKCEELAGEKGYESIRLDAYSRNTGANSLYEKLGYEYRGSVYFTSKPEGHQEYRCYEKAVTL from the coding sequence ATGAACATCCAATTAAGACAGGCAGCAAAAGAGCAACTGGACACCATCATGGACGTGTATATCAGGTGTAAACATGATCTTGATGAGAAAGGGTTGCTGCAATGGAATGACGAATATCCAAGCAGAGGCTATCTTAAGGAAGAAATGAGTGACAGGAACCTTTATGTATTAATGGTGGACGGTGAAGTCGCAGGGTCCGCGACCCTCAACGAGTGGCAATCACCTGAATGGTCGGACATCCCATGGAAACTCGGAAACGAATGGGTGATCCATGCGCTGTTTCTAGACCCCCTTCAGCAAGGAAAGGGATTGGGGACGATATTCATGAAAAAGTGTGAGGAACTGGCTGGGGAAAAAGGGTATGAAAGTATCCGGCTGGACGCCTATTCCCGGAATACTGGGGCGAACTCCCTCTATGAGAAACTCGGATATGAATACCGCGGCTCTGTCTACTTCACCTCTAAACCTGAAGGGCATCAGGAGTATCGGTGCTATGAAAAAGCGGTCACCCTCTAA
- a CDS encoding FAD-dependent oxidoreductase — METKEVIIIGGGLSGIMAARTLMKKGVEDILIVEKSRSVGGRLATRRIGEGKADHGAQFFTVRSPELQEDVEKWLEAGWVKRWFGTPYPRYTSASGMNALAKQLAGSIPVKLNTRVSSIRDGRDGPLEVELENGERITANHCIVTAPAPQALQLAAGIAPPEVSTISFAPCFVGMFTFEGSSSIPSPGHVDEGLPDGVERVVDHEKKGISSTVTVSVYMTGDWSKQHLDMEEDSILVPIQKVAEGFLEKESRVTGAQLKRWKYAEAEAVVRTPFVEMGHKGRIILCGDAFLRENDEAGRTRFESAYLSGISAGNRAAEKRS, encoded by the coding sequence ATGGAAACCAAAGAAGTGATCATCATTGGAGGAGGTCTGTCAGGTATCATGGCAGCGAGAACGTTGATGAAAAAAGGGGTAGAAGATATCCTCATAGTCGAGAAGAGCAGAAGTGTCGGTGGCAGGCTTGCCACAAGGCGGATCGGGGAAGGGAAAGCAGATCACGGAGCCCAATTCTTCACTGTCCGTTCACCGGAGCTGCAAGAGGATGTAGAGAAGTGGCTGGAAGCGGGTTGGGTGAAACGCTGGTTCGGCACACCTTATCCAAGATACACATCCGCGTCCGGCATGAATGCCCTCGCGAAACAACTGGCAGGGTCCATCCCAGTCAAACTGAACACCAGGGTATCTTCCATTCGAGACGGGAGGGACGGACCTCTGGAAGTGGAACTTGAGAATGGCGAAAGGATCACCGCGAACCATTGCATAGTGACGGCTCCCGCACCCCAGGCGTTACAGTTGGCTGCAGGAATTGCACCACCGGAGGTCTCCACAATTTCTTTTGCCCCATGCTTCGTAGGTATGTTTACCTTTGAAGGATCAAGCAGCATTCCTTCACCGGGTCATGTGGATGAAGGGCTTCCTGACGGTGTGGAGCGGGTGGTGGATCACGAAAAGAAAGGCATTTCTTCCACTGTTACGGTCAGTGTGTATATGACAGGGGATTGGTCGAAGCAACATCTAGACATGGAAGAGGACAGCATTTTAGTTCCCATCCAAAAGGTTGCCGAGGGTTTTCTTGAAAAAGAAAGCAGGGTGACAGGAGCTCAGTTGAAACGGTGGAAGTATGCCGAAGCAGAAGCTGTGGTACGCACCCCTTTTGTGGAAATGGGCCACAAAGGGCGGATCATCCTATGTGGTGATGCTTTCCTCCGGGAGAATGATGAAGCCGGACGCACGCGGTTTGAGAGTGCCTACTTATCAGGGATTTCAGCAGGCAACAGGGCGGCAGAGAAACGGTCATGA
- the abc-f gene encoding ribosomal protection-like ABC-F family protein, with protein sequence MIICSAQELSKMFGGHLIFEDLSFEIPEKARIGLVGRNGTGKTTIFKLLSGVESPDKGLIHLKKGAKVGYLAQIPQYKAGTKGIDVLRSAFSELIQIGHRLKELETKMGNERNPDTLNLLLEEYGNLQDQFTLSGGYEIESDIAKIVNGLDLGELVEKDFNACSGGEQTKLCLGLILLEKPDLLLLDEPTNHLDIGAVEWLEDFLKEYDGTVVCISHDRYFLDHVITKVYDLEDGELTIYHTNYSGFVKEKEERLMIEFQAYQEQQRKIKKMKEAIKRLREWANQANPPNEALHKRARNMERALERMEKIKRPVLDRKKMGLEFDETDRSGKIVFSMEEVTKAYGEKILFEKACLHVHFKDRTAIVGQNGTGKSTIIKMLLGEESADHGVVKLGSNVKLGYLSQHFTVADPSVRLIDAFREEVAVTEGDARHILAKFLFYGPNVFRKVGQLSGGEKMRLRLAQLMHQDINFLVLDEPTNHLDIDSREVLEDALEDFKGTILAVSHDRYFLNKLFKKTYWIHRGELYFFDGSYSWAKEKLPELAPEEEPVVQVVKEARPKAVPKKPSRTMEEIEAGLEKVEEEIFVIEEKLLSQGDLDVIQALYKEREQKERERNKMYQDLEELLA encoded by the coding sequence ATGATTATTTGCAGCGCACAGGAACTAAGTAAAATGTTTGGTGGTCATTTGATATTTGAGGATTTAAGCTTCGAAATACCCGAGAAAGCCCGGATTGGCCTTGTAGGACGGAATGGGACAGGAAAGACGACCATCTTTAAATTATTGTCAGGGGTCGAATCTCCGGATAAGGGACTCATCCATCTGAAAAAAGGGGCAAAGGTTGGGTACCTGGCTCAGATTCCACAATATAAGGCAGGTACAAAAGGAATCGATGTTTTACGTTCTGCGTTTTCGGAACTGATCCAGATCGGTCACCGGTTAAAAGAGCTGGAAACCAAAATGGGGAATGAACGGAACCCGGATACCCTCAACCTATTACTGGAAGAATACGGAAATCTTCAGGATCAATTCACCCTTTCTGGAGGATATGAGATCGAGTCCGATATTGCGAAGATCGTGAACGGCCTCGACCTCGGGGAACTGGTCGAGAAGGATTTCAATGCGTGCAGCGGCGGGGAGCAGACAAAGCTTTGTCTTGGCTTGATCCTACTCGAGAAGCCGGACCTGCTGCTTCTTGACGAACCGACGAATCATCTGGATATCGGGGCGGTTGAGTGGCTTGAGGACTTTTTGAAAGAATATGACGGAACCGTAGTCTGCATCTCCCATGACCGCTATTTCCTCGATCATGTCATTACAAAGGTATATGACCTGGAGGACGGGGAGCTGACCATTTACCATACGAACTACTCAGGGTTTGTGAAGGAAAAGGAAGAGCGCCTGATGATCGAGTTCCAGGCGTATCAGGAGCAGCAGAGGAAAATCAAGAAGATGAAGGAGGCCATCAAAAGGCTGAGGGAATGGGCAAACCAGGCGAACCCTCCGAATGAAGCCCTGCACAAGCGGGCACGGAATATGGAGCGTGCACTGGAGCGGATGGAAAAGATCAAGCGACCGGTCCTGGACCGGAAGAAGATGGGGCTGGAATTCGATGAAACCGATCGGAGCGGGAAAATCGTCTTTTCCATGGAAGAAGTGACGAAAGCCTATGGGGAAAAGATCTTATTCGAAAAAGCCTGCCTCCATGTCCATTTCAAGGACCGCACAGCGATCGTCGGTCAAAATGGTACCGGGAAATCGACGATCATCAAGATGCTCCTCGGGGAGGAGTCAGCGGATCATGGCGTGGTGAAACTCGGAAGCAATGTGAAACTCGGCTACCTGTCGCAACACTTTACTGTCGCTGATCCGTCTGTCAGGCTGATTGATGCGTTCAGGGAAGAAGTGGCGGTAACGGAAGGGGATGCCCGCCATATTCTCGCGAAGTTCCTGTTTTATGGACCGAATGTGTTCCGGAAGGTCGGTCAGCTGAGCGGCGGGGAGAAGATGAGGCTCCGGCTTGCCCAGCTTATGCATCAGGATATCAACTTCCTTGTCCTCGATGAGCCGACGAATCATCTGGACATTGATTCAAGAGAAGTATTGGAGGATGCTCTGGAGGATTTCAAAGGCACGATCCTCGCCGTCTCCCATGACCGGTATTTTTTGAATAAGCTGTTTAAGAAAACCTATTGGATTCACCGTGGTGAGCTTTATTTCTTTGACGGGTCTTACAGCTGGGCGAAGGAAAAGCTGCCTGAACTCGCACCGGAAGAAGAGCCTGTCGTACAGGTGGTGAAGGAAGCAAGGCCAAAAGCAGTCCCGAAGAAGCCTTCACGAACGATGGAAGAAATCGAAGCCGGGCTTGAAAAGGTGGAAGAAGAGATTTTTGTCATTGAAGAGAAGCTTCTCTCACAAGGAGACCTGGATGTCATCCAGGCCTTGTACAAGGAAAGAGAACAGAAGGAACGGGAACGGAACAAAATGTATCAGGATTTAGAAGAATTATTGGCATAG
- a CDS encoding RAxF-45 family protein → MNRSVGLRGKYLDYIYICRAIFHAFAFKGTRMPFFSK, encoded by the coding sequence ATGAATCGTTCTGTAGGATTGCGTGGGAAGTATTTAGACTATATTTACATTTGCCGTGCAATTTTTCATGCATTTGCGTTCAAGGGGACACGTATGCCCTTTTTCAGCAAGTGA
- a CDS encoding DUF2339 domain-containing protein has product MEKEELKRLEQKINFLEKELYLVKRQLIQAKSENESSVIQKAEVHTEPEKPIPAESAQPIMEKEPFDFSVERWLPKVFLFVLLIGSIWGFMAASQNGWVSPGFRVLTGGVISIVMYALGERFSRDQRKLSITLLSGSIVLAIITLFSANILYGYVGGLTTNLLLILIISVGLWASHKHGSQLILCLIGAGAYLFPFIFAGDERNEWLFYGYELVLFFVLMTFSTLKRYRIAWNIHYYLLYFSLFFFAAFGVGEITLTVLIPFAIQHAYILLLIVLNRDERVNAEMIPALVTGSFILLGLLNDVYTAVPLVYYVIFAAVYIGAAFIEPKEMKRTKDTLLVLGFLHMLLFLFELFEYDWRFVLIAIQANALLWLAGRRESYVGFAGSFLLMLLSFLGMVTGSQTDFFAIELPIFILAFLYVYLFSHFNQQASSFLNVSKTTMKVVLTGLVMFFILRLTEFIVIGWDYTPRTTAYTVAIAALSIGYLIYGESRKDMFYRWVGIIFLALALLKFFLADLVFLDFTIRAMILIPIGVIGLVLSRILYKKE; this is encoded by the coding sequence ATGGAAAAGGAAGAACTGAAGAGGTTGGAACAAAAAATCAACTTTCTGGAAAAAGAGCTTTATCTCGTGAAACGGCAGTTGATTCAGGCAAAAAGTGAAAACGAATCAAGCGTCATCCAAAAAGCAGAGGTCCACACAGAACCTGAAAAACCGATTCCTGCTGAATCAGCACAACCCATCATGGAAAAGGAACCATTTGATTTCTCCGTCGAACGCTGGCTCCCGAAAGTATTCTTGTTCGTTTTATTAATAGGAAGCATTTGGGGATTCATGGCTGCTTCCCAAAACGGCTGGGTCTCACCGGGGTTCCGGGTGTTGACGGGTGGTGTGATCAGTATCGTGATGTATGCGCTTGGTGAAAGGTTCAGCCGGGATCAGCGTAAATTATCGATCACGCTTCTTTCGGGAAGCATTGTCCTCGCCATCATTACGTTATTTTCGGCTAATATCCTATACGGCTATGTCGGAGGACTCACCACGAATCTCTTATTGATCCTTATCATTTCTGTGGGACTATGGGCATCTCATAAGCATGGTTCTCAACTGATTCTTTGTTTGATAGGAGCAGGAGCATACCTGTTTCCGTTCATTTTCGCCGGGGATGAGCGGAATGAATGGCTGTTTTACGGCTATGAGCTTGTGCTGTTCTTTGTATTGATGACGTTCAGCACGTTGAAAAGGTATCGGATTGCCTGGAATATTCATTATTATTTGCTGTATTTTTCACTGTTTTTCTTTGCGGCCTTTGGAGTTGGGGAAATCACACTGACGGTCCTCATCCCATTTGCGATTCAGCACGCGTATATCCTGCTGCTGATCGTCCTTAACCGGGATGAACGGGTGAACGCTGAGATGATACCGGCCCTGGTGACAGGCAGTTTCATCCTTCTGGGACTGCTGAATGATGTTTATACGGCGGTGCCTCTTGTCTACTATGTCATCTTTGCAGCCGTTTATATCGGGGCAGCCTTTATTGAACCGAAGGAAATGAAGAGAACGAAGGATACTTTGCTCGTCCTCGGCTTCCTGCATATGCTTCTTTTCCTGTTTGAGCTGTTTGAATATGATTGGCGCTTCGTGCTGATTGCCATACAAGCGAATGCCCTTCTGTGGCTTGCGGGGAGAAGAGAGAGCTATGTTGGGTTTGCAGGTTCTTTCTTGTTGATGCTGCTCTCATTCCTTGGAATGGTGACGGGATCACAAACCGACTTCTTTGCGATTGAACTGCCGATTTTTATCCTGGCATTTCTCTATGTCTATTTGTTTTCCCATTTCAATCAGCAGGCATCCTCTTTCCTGAACGTCTCAAAGACGACGATGAAAGTCGTGTTGACCGGGCTCGTGATGTTTTTCATCCTGAGGTTGACGGAGTTCATCGTGATCGGCTGGGATTACACCCCGCGGACGACTGCCTACACCGTCGCGATTGCTGCCCTGTCCATCGGGTATCTCATTTATGGGGAAAGCAGGAAGGACATGTTCTACCGGTGGGTGGGAATCATTTTCCTTGCACTGGCTCTGTTGAAGTTTTTCCTTGCGGATCTCGTGTTTCTCGATTTCACGATCCGTGCCATGATCCTGATTCCAATCGGCGTGATCGGCCTCGTGCTATCAAGGATTCTCTATAAAAAAGAATAA
- a CDS encoding YitT family protein, with the protein MRQRIFSFLMMNLGAFLVSVNVHFFLSPNNLATGGVSGLSIIMNDLFPGISLGLFMIIINIILFIVGVIFLGFNFGAKTIYASFALSFYVWLLETVAPMSAPLSDDILIQLIIGQCIAAIGMAIVFNQQASTGGTDIVALIFNKYFNIDVGRGVLLADLSIATSSAVLFGPQVGMYAFFGVILNGLVIDYALQQFNSNKEIVIISRYSDEIKSYIVHELGKGATIHTATGAFTSDEKEVITTILGRKDFSKLKGFITQVDNRAFITVHTMNEILGQNFKRLA; encoded by the coding sequence ATGCGACAAAGAATATTTTCCTTCCTAATGATGAATCTCGGGGCATTTCTTGTTTCGGTGAATGTCCATTTTTTCTTATCGCCTAATAATTTAGCGACAGGGGGAGTCAGTGGATTGTCGATCATCATGAACGATCTGTTCCCAGGGATCTCCCTTGGGCTGTTCATGATTATCATCAATATCATTCTATTTATCGTCGGTGTGATATTTCTTGGTTTTAATTTCGGTGCGAAAACGATTTACGCGAGTTTCGCCCTTTCATTCTATGTCTGGCTACTTGAGACAGTTGCTCCGATGAGTGCACCATTAAGTGATGATATCTTGATTCAACTGATCATTGGTCAGTGCATTGCCGCAATCGGTATGGCGATTGTGTTCAACCAGCAGGCATCAACGGGTGGAACGGATATCGTGGCCCTGATCTTTAATAAATACTTCAATATAGATGTTGGCCGAGGCGTATTATTGGCGGATTTATCCATCGCCACGTCCTCAGCCGTACTATTCGGACCGCAAGTCGGAATGTATGCATTCTTCGGTGTCATCCTGAACGGATTGGTCATCGATTATGCACTGCAGCAGTTCAATTCAAATAAAGAGATTGTGATCATCAGCCGCTACAGTGATGAGATCAAGTCGTACATCGTCCACGAACTTGGAAAAGGGGCGACGATCCATACGGCAACGGGAGCGTTCACGTCCGATGAAAAGGAAGTCATCACGACCATCCTTGGACGCAAGGACTTCTCCAAGCTGAAAGGCTTCATCACCCAGGTCGATAATCGTGCGTTCATCACGGTTCACACAATGAACGAAATCCTTGGACAAAACTTTAAACGATTAGCATAG
- the queF gene encoding preQ(1) synthase: MSGRKDEDLTDLSLLGNQGTNYLFEYAPHILEAFDNKHPNRDYFVKFNCPEFTSLCPKTGQPDFATIYISYIPGEKMVESKSLKLYLFSFRNHGDFHEDCMNIIMNDLIELMDPRYIEVWGKFTPRGGISIDPYCNYGKPGTKYETMADHRLMNHDLYPEKIDNR, translated from the coding sequence ATGTCAGGAAGAAAAGACGAAGATTTAACAGATTTATCATTATTAGGGAATCAAGGGACAAATTACTTATTCGAGTATGCTCCACACATCTTGGAAGCATTCGACAATAAGCATCCGAACCGGGATTATTTTGTGAAATTCAACTGTCCTGAATTCACAAGTCTCTGTCCGAAAACAGGCCAGCCGGATTTTGCTACCATCTATATCAGCTACATCCCTGGTGAAAAGATGGTGGAAAGTAAATCTCTCAAGCTCTATCTGTTCAGCTTCCGTAATCACGGTGATTTCCATGAAGACTGTATGAACATCATTATGAACGATCTTATCGAATTGATGGATCCACGTTATATCGAAGTATGGGGGAAATTCACCCCGCGTGGAGGGATCAGCATCGATCCATACTGCAACTATGGGAAGCCAGGTACGAAATATGAGACGATGGCAGACCACCGCCTGATGAACCATGATTTGTATCCGGAGAAAATTGATAATCGATAA
- a CDS encoding cobalamin-dependent protein (Presence of a B(12) (cobalamin)-binding domain implies dependence on cobalamin itself, in one of its several forms, or in some unusual lineages, dependence on a cobalamin-like analog.) encodes MNQLVKAFTKSILAGDVHSLLELHSSSIHSKMDNFTFYEKIIKPSMYRIGDLWEKNQITVADEHLATATLKYLLATVFTHQEALENQPKALLFCIEGEHHSLGLELANEVFKEKQWNTRYLGADVPVKDALTFISAWKPHAIGISIGMTTELTRLKECIEEIRVHHQQMDILVGGRLVSHYSLDFLEKSKVTSFHDLLELNEYLNEMSNGLVYLKG; translated from the coding sequence ATGAATCAGCTGGTCAAGGCTTTCACCAAGTCTATTCTCGCAGGAGACGTGCATTCATTACTGGAACTGCACTCGTCTTCCATTCATTCAAAGATGGATAATTTCACTTTTTACGAGAAAATCATTAAACCATCCATGTATAGAATTGGTGACCTTTGGGAGAAAAATCAAATAACCGTTGCAGATGAACATTTAGCCACTGCAACCCTTAAATATTTACTTGCTACTGTTTTTACCCATCAAGAAGCTTTAGAAAACCAACCTAAAGCTCTTTTATTTTGCATTGAGGGTGAGCATCACAGTTTGGGACTGGAGCTTGCGAACGAAGTATTCAAGGAAAAGCAATGGAATACCCGTTACTTGGGCGCCGACGTCCCTGTCAAAGATGCGTTAACCTTCATTAGCGCCTGGAAACCCCATGCCATTGGAATATCTATTGGCATGACGACGGAACTGACCCGATTAAAAGAGTGCATTGAAGAAATCAGGGTGCATCATCAGCAGATGGACATCCTCGTCGGTGGCAGACTCGTCTCCCACTACTCTCTTGATTTCTTGGAAAAATCAAAGGTGACAAGCTTTCATGACTTGTTGGAACTCAATGAGTATCTCAACGAAATGTCCAACGGGCTTGTTTACTTGAAGGGCTAA
- a CDS encoding carbonic anhydrase has translation MTLLTNILDYNQQFVEEQSYEEYRTTKFPDKRLVILTCMDTRLVELLPKSMNIKNGDVKVVKNAGAIVSHPFGSIMRSLLVAVYELQADEVIVIGHHDCGMSAINSDSILDKMKERGISEETLDTVNYSGIDLHDWLKGFSSVQESVAHSVDMIKNHPLMDKNIPVHGLVISPETGKLDLVVEGY, from the coding sequence ATGACTTTATTAACGAACATACTTGATTACAACCAGCAATTTGTAGAAGAACAATCGTATGAAGAATACCGGACCACCAAGTTTCCGGACAAACGCTTAGTGATTCTTACCTGTATGGACACTCGTTTAGTAGAGCTGCTCCCTAAATCCATGAACATCAAAAACGGAGATGTAAAAGTCGTCAAAAATGCAGGCGCCATCGTAAGCCACCCATTCGGAAGCATCATGCGCAGCCTGCTTGTGGCAGTCTACGAACTGCAGGCGGATGAAGTTATTGTCATCGGTCACCACGACTGCGGCATGAGCGCCATCAACAGCGACAGTATCCTTGATAAAATGAAGGAACGCGGCATTTCGGAAGAAACACTCGATACCGTCAACTACTCCGGAATCGACCTGCACGACTGGCTGAAAGGCTTCAGCTCCGTACAGGAAAGCGTCGCCCACAGCGTCGACATGATCAAGAACCATCCATTGATGGACAAAAACATCCCCGTTCACGGACTTGTCATCAGCCCTGAAACAGGGAAACTGGATCTTGTAGTAGAAGGGTACTAA
- a CDS encoding 5-formyltetrahydrofolate cyclo-ligase codes for MSEKDEIRHKVWNALTEKKLGGFPFPLTGRIPNFKGAEKAASFVQSMDIYKTASVVKVNPDAPQLPLRAAILKDGKTLLIPTPRLKDGFVMIKPDSVPRGEERKAASIKHMNTYGKVVPLTDIPGIDLIVVGSVAIHPDGRRLGKGEGYADREYAILREIGNKPVPVITTINSEQLVGDDIPRDSYDLAVDWIITEEGIKETNTPYPKPQGIQWEHVTGDEMENMPILKELKGFRRGTDL; via the coding sequence ATGAGTGAGAAAGATGAAATCAGGCATAAAGTATGGAATGCGCTGACAGAAAAGAAGTTGGGCGGGTTTCCATTTCCATTAACGGGAAGGATCCCGAATTTCAAAGGGGCTGAAAAAGCGGCATCATTCGTTCAGAGCATGGATATCTATAAGACTGCCAGTGTGGTGAAAGTGAATCCCGATGCCCCGCAGCTTCCACTCCGGGCAGCGATCCTCAAGGACGGTAAAACGCTGCTTATTCCCACACCGAGGTTGAAGGATGGGTTTGTCATGATCAAGCCTGATTCTGTTCCACGGGGAGAGGAAAGAAAAGCAGCGAGCATCAAGCATATGAATACATACGGGAAAGTGGTGCCTTTGACAGATATTCCAGGTATTGACCTCATCGTGGTGGGTTCCGTTGCCATTCATCCCGATGGAAGAAGACTCGGAAAAGGAGAGGGATACGCTGACCGGGAATATGCCATCCTGAGGGAAATCGGAAACAAACCGGTGCCGGTCATTACGACGATAAACAGTGAACAATTGGTAGGGGACGACATTCCAAGAGATTCCTATGATCTTGCAGTCGACTGGATCATCACCGAAGAAGGAATCAAGGAAACCAACACCCCCTATCCAAAACCACAAGGCATCCAATGGGAACACGTAACCGGAGACGAAATGGAAAACATGCCGATCCTCAAAGAATTGAAGGGATTCAGAAGAGGGACGGACCTCTGA
- a CDS encoding DUF2269 family protein: MSIYGLLVLVHIIAAVAGLGASFSMPVVMRTPETSHQAKFSLDLSKKIETFAKVGSIVLLITGLIMGIINPYLFKTGWYIASIVIYVGVQFIVAGIMPKKVKQMAEIIHSHEGEDVPESYGKINSELKPYNIIIHSAAIILIILMSIKPF, encoded by the coding sequence ATGTCAATTTACGGTTTATTGGTTCTTGTCCATATTATTGCAGCGGTCGCCGGCCTTGGCGCAAGCTTCTCAATGCCTGTCGTGATGAGAACACCAGAAACGTCACATCAGGCAAAATTCTCTTTAGATCTCAGCAAAAAGATCGAGACCTTTGCAAAAGTGGGCAGTATTGTCCTACTTATCACCGGTCTGATTATGGGTATCATCAACCCGTATCTATTTAAAACCGGCTGGTACATTGCTTCCATCGTGATTTACGTCGGTGTCCAGTTCATCGTTGCCGGTATCATGCCGAAAAAAGTAAAGCAGATGGCCGAAATCATCCACAGCCATGAAGGTGAAGATGTCCCTGAATCTTACGGAAAAATCAACTCAGAATTAAAACCTTACAACATCATTATACATAGTGCCGCTATTATTCTTATTATCTTAATGTCTATCAAACCGTTTTAA